A stretch of Eubalaena glacialis isolate mEubGla1 chromosome 10, mEubGla1.1.hap2.+ XY, whole genome shotgun sequence DNA encodes these proteins:
- the LOC133099049 gene encoding mitochondrial import inner membrane translocase subunit TIM16-like: MWDPPNPKLEPASAALAGGFPTTAPPGKSSNSVILDQLPLTFAPPAALEPGPAGPGSRSPCPRSRTAAVAKYLAQIIVIGVQVVGRDFARALRQEFTASQAAADAQGRARHQSAAASNLSGLSLQKTQQILNVFKLSPEETQKNYEHLFKVNDKSVGASFYLLSKVVRAKERLEEQLRIQAQEDRE, from the exons atgtgggatcctcccaaccCAAAACTCGAACCTGCGTCCGCTGCACtcgcaggcggattcccaaccactgcaccaccagggaagtcctcaaataGTGTTATTTTAGATCAG CTTCCCTTGACCTTTGCCCCGCCGGCGGCCCTGGAGCCGGGGCCCGCGGGGCCAGGAAGCCGGAGCCCGTGCCCCCGAAGCAGAACGGCTGCCGTGGCCAAGTACCTGGCCCAGATCATTGTGATAGGCGTGCAGGTGGTGGGCAGGGACTTTGCCCGGGCCCTGCGACAGGAGTTTACAGCCAGCCAGGCAGCAGCTGATGCCCAGGGACGTGCCAGACACCAGTCTGCAGCCGCCTCCAACCTCTCCGGCCTCAGCCTCCAGAAGACACAGCAGATTCTCAACGTCTTCAAGCTGAGCCCTGAGGAGACCCAGA AGAACTATGAACACCTATTCAAGGTGAATGATAAATCCGTGGGCGCCTCCTTCTACCTGCTGTCAAAGGTGGTGCGAGCAAAGGAGCGCCTTGAGGAGCAACTCAGAATCCAGGCCCAGGAGGACAGAGAGTGA